From Streptomyces sp. 6-11-2, one genomic window encodes:
- a CDS encoding NCS2 family permease has translation MSTSATAKASAPEQPGSPPPYGALDRYFKISERGSTLSREVRGGFATFFAMAYIIVLNPIILGSAKDMYGHQLDNGQLVTATVVTAAFTTLLMGVIGNVPIALAAGLGVNTVVALQLAPRMSWPDAMGMVVLAGFVVMLLVATGLRERVMNAVPLGLRKGIAIGIGLFIMLIGLVDSGFVSRIPDAAHTTVPLQLGADGHLNGWPVLVFILGALLTLALILRKVPGAILISIIAMTVLAVVINSVAKVPSWGLTTPKWPGSPVSTPDFGLLGKVSLFGGFEKVGVLTGVLFVFTVLLSTFFDAMGTIMGISDEAKLTDAQGQMPGINKVLFVDGIAVAAGGASSSSATTCFVESTAGVGEGARTGVANVVTGALFAVALFLTPIATMVPSQAATPALLAVGFLILSGSVKEIDWADYTIAIPAFVTMVMMPFTYSITNGIGMGFITFVVLRLAAGRGKDIPVAMYVVAAVFAFYYLMPALGLT, from the coding sequence ATGTCCACCTCGGCCACCGCCAAGGCTTCCGCCCCCGAGCAGCCGGGATCGCCGCCCCCGTACGGCGCTCTCGACCGCTACTTCAAGATCTCCGAGCGGGGCAGCACCCTGTCCCGGGAGGTCCGCGGCGGTTTCGCCACCTTCTTCGCGATGGCCTACATCATCGTGCTGAACCCGATCATCCTGGGCAGCGCGAAGGACATGTACGGGCACCAGCTCGACAACGGCCAGCTGGTCACCGCCACCGTCGTGACCGCCGCGTTCACCACGCTCCTCATGGGTGTCATCGGCAATGTGCCGATCGCGCTCGCCGCCGGTCTCGGCGTCAACACGGTCGTCGCGCTCCAGCTGGCGCCGCGCATGTCGTGGCCGGACGCCATGGGCATGGTCGTCCTCGCCGGCTTCGTGGTGATGCTGCTGGTGGCCACCGGACTGCGTGAGCGCGTGATGAACGCCGTGCCGCTCGGCCTGCGCAAGGGCATCGCCATCGGTATCGGCCTGTTCATCATGCTGATCGGGCTCGTCGACTCCGGTTTCGTCTCCCGTATCCCGGACGCCGCCCACACCACCGTCCCGCTCCAGCTCGGCGCCGACGGTCACCTCAACGGCTGGCCGGTTCTCGTCTTCATCCTGGGCGCGCTGCTCACGCTGGCGCTGATCCTGCGCAAGGTGCCCGGCGCGATCCTGATCTCGATCATCGCGATGACCGTCCTCGCAGTCGTGATCAACTCCGTCGCCAAGGTGCCGTCCTGGGGTCTGACCACCCCGAAGTGGCCGGGCAGCCCGGTGTCCACCCCCGACTTCGGCCTGCTGGGCAAGGTCAGCCTGTTCGGCGGCTTCGAGAAGGTCGGCGTGCTCACCGGCGTCCTCTTCGTCTTCACCGTGCTGCTGTCGACCTTCTTCGACGCCATGGGCACGATCATGGGCATCAGCGACGAGGCGAAGCTGACCGACGCCCAGGGGCAGATGCCCGGCATCAACAAGGTCCTCTTCGTCGACGGCATCGCGGTCGCCGCCGGTGGCGCCAGCTCCTCCTCCGCCACCACCTGCTTCGTGGAGTCGACGGCGGGCGTCGGCGAGGGCGCCAGGACCGGCGTCGCCAACGTCGTCACCGGTGCCCTGTTCGCCGTGGCGCTGTTCCTGACCCCGATCGCGACCATGGTGCCGTCCCAGGCGGCCACCCCGGCCCTGCTCGCGGTGGGCTTCCTGATCCTGTCCGGTTCGGTCAAGGAGATCGACTGGGCGGACTACACGATCGCCATCCCGGCCTTCGTGACGATGGTGATGATGCCGTTCACCTACTCGATCACCAACGGCATCGGCATGGGCTTCATCACCTTCGTGGTGCTGCGCCTGGCGGCCGGCCGCGGCAAGGACATCCCGGTGGCGATGTACGTGGTGGCGGCGGTCTTCGCCTTCTACTACCTGATGCCGGCCCTCGGCCTGACCTGA
- a CDS encoding ribbon-helix-helix protein, CopG family, which produces MGTSVLSLRMDHELLERLRCHAAKRGMSVQDYVVRTLIRDDFDERFQAAVEETERFYGVT; this is translated from the coding sequence ATGGGGACCAGTGTGCTCAGCCTGCGCATGGACCACGAGCTGCTCGAACGGCTCAGGTGCCACGCCGCGAAAAGAGGAATGAGCGTCCAGGACTATGTCGTCCGGACGCTCATTCGGGATGACTTCGACGAGCGGTTCCAGGCCGCCGTCGAGGAGACGGAGAGGTTCTACGGGGTCACGTGA
- a CDS encoding MarR family winged helix-turn-helix transcriptional regulator, which yields MPDLTHGDDAAAVNSLRSAVMRLSRRLKHQRVDESLSPTEMSVLGTLSNCGSATPGELARKEHVQPPSMTRIVALLEAKGLVSLEPHPEDRRQKVVTRTAQAETMLEESRRKRNAFLAGLVEGLDEDEWAKLSAAAPVLEKLAHL from the coding sequence ATGCCGGACCTCACCCATGGCGACGACGCTGCCGCCGTGAACTCCCTGCGCTCCGCCGTGATGCGGTTGTCCCGTCGGCTCAAGCACCAGCGCGTCGACGAGTCGCTGAGCCCCACCGAGATGTCGGTGCTGGGCACCCTGTCCAACTGCGGGAGCGCCACACCGGGCGAACTCGCCCGCAAGGAGCACGTGCAGCCGCCGTCGATGACCCGCATCGTGGCGCTGCTGGAGGCCAAGGGGCTGGTCAGCCTGGAGCCGCACCCCGAGGACCGGCGTCAGAAGGTGGTCACGAGGACCGCCCAGGCCGAAACCATGCTGGAGGAGAGCCGCCGCAAGCGGAACGCCTTCCTGGCCGGTCTGGTCGAGGGTCTGGACGAGGACGAGTGGGCCAAACTGAGCGCCGCCGCCCCCGTACTGGAGAAGCTCGCACACCTGTAA
- a CDS encoding MFS transporter — protein MSTGSGADSAPAPTTHDSRTAPDTPRKSSMFSSLRVRNYRLFFLGQVVSNTGTWMQRIAQDWLVLSLTGSSAAVGITTALQFLPMLLFGLYGGVLVDRLPKRPTLLVTQSAMAVTGLALAVLTLTGQVQVWHVYLAAFAVGLATVVDNPARQSFVSEMVGPKQLQNAVSLNSANFQSARLIGPAVAGLMITGVGTGWAFLANGLSFVAPIVGLLLMRTRELHVVERAPRGKGQLREGLRYVAGRPELIWPIVLVGFIGTFGFNFPVWLSAYAEQVFHAGAGAYSLFNTVMAVGSLIGALLAARRGTARLRVLIAAAAAFGALEIVAALAPSYWLFALLMAPIGIFGLTVNVTANTAVQMGTDPAMRGRVMALFMMVFMGGTPLGAPLVGWITDAYGARVGFAVGGVVSLAAAATIGLVLARVGGLRLSFGWNRGHPRVDLVPREHRKELAAAA, from the coding sequence TTGAGTACGGGATCCGGAGCAGACTCCGCCCCCGCACCGACCACCCACGATTCCCGAACCGCCCCCGACACCCCCCGCAAGTCCTCGATGTTCAGCTCGCTGAGGGTCAGGAACTACCGCCTTTTCTTCCTCGGCCAGGTCGTCTCCAACACCGGCACCTGGATGCAGCGCATCGCGCAGGACTGGCTGGTCCTGAGCCTCACCGGCTCCTCGGCCGCCGTCGGCATCACCACGGCGCTCCAGTTCCTGCCGATGCTGCTCTTCGGCCTCTACGGCGGCGTCCTCGTCGACCGCCTGCCCAAGCGGCCCACGCTGCTCGTCACCCAGTCGGCCATGGCCGTCACCGGCCTCGCGCTCGCCGTGCTCACCCTCACCGGCCAGGTCCAGGTGTGGCACGTCTACCTCGCCGCGTTCGCGGTGGGCCTCGCCACGGTCGTCGACAACCCGGCCCGCCAGTCCTTCGTCTCGGAGATGGTCGGCCCGAAGCAGCTCCAGAACGCGGTCAGCCTGAACTCCGCGAACTTCCAGTCCGCCCGTCTGATCGGCCCCGCCGTCGCGGGCTTGATGATCACCGGCGTGGGCACCGGCTGGGCGTTCCTCGCCAACGGCCTGTCCTTCGTCGCCCCCATCGTCGGCCTGCTGCTGATGCGCACCCGTGAACTGCACGTCGTCGAGCGCGCGCCGCGCGGCAAGGGCCAGCTCCGCGAGGGCCTGCGCTACGTCGCCGGCCGCCCCGAGCTGATCTGGCCGATCGTCCTGGTCGGCTTCATCGGCACCTTCGGCTTCAACTTCCCGGTGTGGCTGTCGGCCTACGCCGAGCAGGTCTTCCACGCCGGAGCCGGCGCCTACAGTCTCTTCAACACCGTGATGGCGGTCGGCTCCCTGATCGGCGCCCTGCTCGCGGCCCGCCGTGGCACCGCCCGGCTGCGCGTGCTCATCGCGGCCGCCGCGGCCTTCGGCGCGCTGGAGATCGTCGCCGCGCTGGCCCCGTCGTACTGGCTGTTCGCGCTGCTGATGGCGCCCATCGGGATCTTCGGCCTGACGGTCAACGTCACGGCGAACACCGCGGTGCAGATGGGTACCGACCCGGCCATGCGCGGCCGGGTGATGGCCCTGTTCATGATGGTCTTCATGGGCGGTACGCCGCTGGGCGCGCCCCTCGTCGGCTGGATAACCGACGCCTACGGTGCCCGGGTCGGCTTCGCCGTGGGCGGTGTCGTCTCGCTCGCCGCGGCCGCCACCATCGGCCTGGTTCTGGCTCGCGTCGGCGGACTGCGCCTGTCGTTCGGCTGGAACCGCGGACACCCCCGCGTGGACCTGGTCCCCCGTGAGCACCGGAAGGAGCTGGCCGCCGCGGCGTAG
- a CDS encoding Uma2 family endonuclease yields the protein MTVLADRNEMADHSDEPTLDEMFEWLEQMHIPEGFKTEIVEGGIFVTPQRDTHWEIILDIVEQLRSTYPRKRVKSDVRIDYPGHLNGFASDVVALAEGARKDEKGHWRPGDVELVAEVISQGTARNDYGPKKDAFAAAGVPVYLIVDPYTGTWHLHTLPKDGEYRGVLSLDFGDEIDLNDTPVGLVLKTDEFPRD from the coding sequence GTGACTGTTCTGGCAGACAGGAACGAGATGGCCGACCACAGCGACGAGCCCACCCTCGACGAGATGTTCGAGTGGCTGGAGCAGATGCACATCCCCGAAGGTTTCAAGACCGAGATCGTCGAGGGGGGCATCTTCGTGACGCCACAGCGGGACACCCACTGGGAGATCATCCTGGACATCGTCGAGCAGTTGCGCTCCACGTACCCGCGCAAGCGCGTGAAGTCCGACGTCCGCATCGACTACCCCGGACACCTCAACGGCTTCGCCTCCGACGTCGTCGCCCTCGCGGAGGGTGCCCGGAAGGACGAGAAGGGTCACTGGCGTCCCGGGGACGTCGAGCTGGTCGCCGAGGTGATCTCCCAGGGCACGGCCCGGAACGACTACGGCCCGAAGAAGGACGCCTTCGCGGCCGCCGGAGTGCCGGTGTACCTGATCGTGGACCCGTACACCGGCACATGGCACCTGCACACCCTGCCCAAGGACGGCGAGTACCGCGGTGTCCTCAGCCTCGACTTCGGTGACGAGATCGACCTGAACGACACTCCGGTGGGCCTCGTCCTCAAGACCGACGAGTTCCCCCGCGACTGA
- the thpR gene encoding RNA 2',3'-cyclic phosphodiesterase — protein MRLFAAVLPPRDVLGALAAEIAGLRKLPGADRLRWTQRPAWHFTLAFYGEVGEEVVPELSARLEKAAHRTGAFPLALRGGGQFGRGKALWTGAEGDLATLRLLADRAEAAARKAGVPMKEHRPYQAHLTVARGRDGLDVRPYVQALRDFASDAWTVEELVLVRSLLPRSGVLGERPRYEPVGRWPLRAAG, from the coding sequence ATGAGACTGTTCGCCGCCGTACTGCCCCCGCGGGACGTGCTCGGCGCGCTCGCGGCCGAGATCGCCGGGTTGCGGAAGCTGCCGGGCGCGGACCGGCTGCGGTGGACGCAGCGGCCCGCCTGGCACTTCACGCTCGCCTTCTACGGCGAGGTCGGCGAGGAGGTCGTACCCGAGCTGTCGGCCCGCCTGGAGAAAGCCGCACACCGGACCGGGGCCTTCCCGCTCGCCCTGCGCGGGGGAGGACAGTTCGGGCGCGGCAAGGCGCTGTGGACGGGGGCGGAGGGCGACCTCGCGACCCTGCGGCTGCTGGCCGACCGCGCGGAGGCGGCGGCGCGGAAGGCGGGTGTGCCGATGAAGGAGCACCGCCCCTACCAGGCCCACCTGACGGTGGCGCGCGGCCGGGACGGCCTGGACGTGCGGCCGTACGTCCAGGCGTTGCGGGACTTCGCGAGCGATGCGTGGACCGTGGAGGAGCTGGTCCTCGTGCGCAGCCTGCTGCCGAGGTCCGGGGTGCTGGGTGAGCGGCCCCGCTACGAGCCGGTCGGCCGCTGGCCACTGCGGGCGGCCGGTTAG
- a CDS encoding aldo/keto reductase: MRYTQLGRTGLKVSRLVLGTMNFGPQTDEADSHTIMDAALDAGINFFDTANVYGWGENKGRTESIIGNWFAKGGDRRDKVVLATKAYGNMSPDNSTVWPNHDKLSALNIRRAVDASLKRLQTDHIDVYQFHHIDRDTPFEEIWQAVDVLIQQGKILYVGSSNFPGYKIAQANEIAARRSGTIGLVSEQCLYNLAERRAEMEVIPAARDYGLGVIPWSPLHGGLLGGVIKKQVEGGRRASGRSADALADTAVRDRIQAYEDLLDKHGLEPGEVALAWLLTRPGVTGPIVGPRTAEQLASALRAVELELSEELLAGLDEIFPGPGPSPEAFAW, from the coding sequence ATGAGGTACACACAGCTCGGACGCACAGGACTCAAGGTCAGCCGACTGGTGCTCGGCACGATGAACTTCGGTCCGCAGACCGACGAGGCGGACAGCCACACGATCATGGACGCGGCGCTGGACGCGGGGATCAACTTCTTCGACACGGCCAACGTCTACGGCTGGGGCGAGAACAAGGGCCGCACCGAGTCGATCATCGGCAACTGGTTCGCCAAGGGCGGGGACCGGCGCGACAAGGTCGTCCTGGCCACCAAGGCCTACGGGAACATGTCCCCGGACAACTCCACCGTCTGGCCCAACCACGACAAGCTCTCCGCCCTGAACATCCGGCGGGCCGTCGACGCCAGCCTCAAGCGGCTGCAGACCGACCACATCGACGTCTACCAGTTCCACCACATCGACCGGGACACCCCCTTCGAGGAGATCTGGCAGGCCGTCGACGTACTGATCCAGCAGGGCAAGATCCTCTACGTCGGTTCCTCCAACTTCCCCGGCTACAAGATCGCCCAGGCCAACGAGATCGCCGCGCGGCGCTCCGGCACCATCGGGCTCGTCAGCGAGCAGTGCCTGTACAACCTCGCCGAGCGGCGCGCCGAGATGGAGGTGATCCCGGCCGCGCGGGACTACGGCCTCGGGGTCATCCCCTGGTCGCCGCTGCACGGCGGGCTGCTGGGCGGTGTGATCAAGAAGCAGGTCGAGGGCGGCCGGCGCGCTTCCGGCCGGTCCGCCGACGCGCTCGCCGACACCGCCGTGCGCGACCGGATCCAGGCGTACGAGGACCTGCTCGACAAGCACGGTCTGGAGCCCGGCGAGGTCGCGCTGGCCTGGCTGCTCACCCGGCCCGGCGTGACCGGCCCGATCGTCGGTCCGCGCACCGCCGAGCAGCTCGCGTCGGCGCTGCGGGCGGTCGAGCTGGAGCTGAGCGAGGAACTGCTGGCCGGACTCGACGAGATCTTCCCGGGACCGGGTCCGTCGCCGGAGGCCTTCGCCTGGTAG
- a CDS encoding GDSL-type esterase/lipase family protein → MLRFMPVGDSMTIGSAGEHTWRYRLWRHLCATYGGPFTLVGPRETLYDTSADAPVSLAYADPDFPRAHLAGWGEGWGHMVPLVGDAVRECRADVLLVSLGLIDLGFYTNAEQTAVHVEAFVAQARAANARIRAVLLPVITNIRAEADPLFATEVDRFNELLAEAVAGLDEPGSPLLLAPPPPTYDIHTDTYDGTHPNESGEHKIAAAFAGALHQGWGWGGEYEG, encoded by the coding sequence ATGCTCAGGTTCATGCCCGTCGGCGACTCCATGACGATCGGCAGCGCGGGCGAGCACACCTGGCGTTACCGTCTGTGGCGGCACCTGTGCGCGACGTACGGCGGCCCCTTCACCCTCGTCGGCCCGCGCGAGACGCTCTACGACACGTCGGCGGACGCGCCGGTCTCCCTCGCCTACGCCGATCCGGACTTCCCCCGCGCCCATCTGGCCGGCTGGGGCGAGGGCTGGGGGCACATGGTCCCGCTCGTCGGCGACGCGGTGCGCGAGTGCCGCGCGGATGTGCTGCTGGTCTCGCTCGGCCTGATCGACCTGGGCTTCTACACGAACGCCGAGCAGACGGCGGTGCACGTGGAGGCCTTCGTGGCACAGGCGCGGGCCGCCAACGCGCGTATCCGCGCGGTCCTGCTCCCGGTGATCACGAACATCCGCGCCGAGGCCGACCCGCTCTTCGCCACGGAGGTGGACCGCTTCAACGAGCTGCTGGCCGAGGCGGTGGCCGGTCTGGACGAACCCGGCTCCCCGCTGCTCCTGGCGCCCCCGCCGCCGACGTATGACATCCACACGGACACCTACGACGGCACCCACCCGAACGAGAGCGGCGAGCACAAGATCGCGGCAGCGTTCGCGGGGGCGCTGCACCAGGGGTGGGGGTGGGGTGGCGAGTACGAAGGGTGA
- a CDS encoding WD40 repeat domain-containing protein — MRRPFALLAGALLVGALAAPAALAADGDDGFTIKDPRIKESSGLAASHLHPGVYWTHNDSGYGPQIYAVDGRTGETVATITLSGIGKPRDAEAISIGPGNQIYLGDIGDNLDGSWPYVWIYRLPEPKELKDQTIRATQYVVKYSDGPRNAESMVVHPKTGRVYIIDKKEDGGHLYEGPAELSPSGTNVFKPIAPVDLWATDAALSPDGTHLAVRGYFGGIHYDWNGGRIKRVGQLDVPLQRQGESVTYSVDGTKLLYGSEGSDSPVQVRDAPEADGSAKSPSPQGGSNSVGAGPDGGGRFGAGTVAVVAGVVAAVWGLRRLLRRRS; from the coding sequence ATGCGCCGACCGTTCGCCCTGCTCGCCGGGGCCCTTCTCGTGGGTGCGCTCGCCGCGCCCGCCGCCCTTGCCGCCGACGGCGACGACGGGTTCACGATCAAGGACCCGCGGATCAAGGAGTCCAGCGGCCTCGCGGCCTCGCACCTGCATCCGGGCGTCTACTGGACCCACAACGACAGCGGGTACGGCCCGCAGATCTACGCCGTGGACGGCAGGACCGGCGAGACCGTCGCCACCATCACCCTCAGCGGCATCGGCAAACCCCGCGACGCGGAGGCCATCTCCATCGGTCCCGGCAACCAGATCTACCTCGGCGACATCGGGGACAACCTCGACGGCTCCTGGCCGTACGTGTGGATCTACCGGCTGCCCGAGCCGAAGGAGCTGAAGGACCAGACGATCCGGGCCACGCAGTACGTCGTGAAGTACTCGGACGGTCCGCGCAACGCCGAGTCGATGGTCGTGCACCCGAAGACGGGCCGCGTTTACATCATCGACAAGAAGGAGGACGGCGGTCACCTCTACGAGGGCCCGGCCGAACTGTCCCCCTCGGGCACGAACGTCTTCAAGCCGATCGCCCCCGTCGACCTGTGGGCCACCGACGCCGCCCTCTCCCCGGACGGCACGCACCTCGCCGTGCGCGGCTACTTCGGCGGCATCCACTACGACTGGAACGGCGGCAGGATCAAGCGCGTGGGCCAGCTCGACGTGCCGCTCCAGAGGCAGGGGGAGTCCGTCACCTACAGCGTGGACGGCACCAAGCTGCTGTACGGCAGCGAGGGCTCCGACAGCCCGGTGCAGGTGCGCGACGCGCCGGAGGCCGACGGGTCCGCCAAGTCGCCCTCCCCGCAGGGCGGTTCGAACTCAGTCGGGGCCGGTCCGGACGGGGGCGGCCGCTTCGGCGCGGGCACCGTCGCCGTGGTGGCCGGCGTGGTGGCCGCGGTGTGGGGGCTGAGGCGTTTGTTGCGTCGACGCTCTTGA
- a CDS encoding cellulase family glycosylhydrolase, whose amino-acid sequence MFRTLRRALCAAAAALLLPLGLGLGLPATAHAAPAAGGAGYWHTSGRQILDASGQSVRIAGINWFGFETSNQVVHGLWSRDYKSMIDQMKSLGYNTIRLPYSDDILKSGAMPSSIDFSAGKNADLQGLTSLQVIDKIVAYAGQDGLKVILDRHRPDSGGQSALWYTASVPESTWIANLKSLATRYKGNATVIGIDLHNEPHDPACWGCGDQATDWRLAAERAGNAVLSVNPDLLIFVEGIQTFNGVSGWWGGNLMGVGQYPVRLDVANRVVYSAHDYATSVAQQTWFSDPSFPSNMPGIWDKYWGYIFKQNIAPVWVGEFGTTLQSTVDQKWLAALVSYLRPTSTYGGDSFHWTFWSWNPNSGDTGGILKDDWQTVDTVKDGYLATVKAPGFPSTGGGDNGGGDNGGGDGGGKTACRATYVVSSDWGSGFNADVTVTNTGSTAIKSWKVTWTWSGSQKVTTMWNASYTQSGATVTAVNAAHNGAIAAGGSASFGFGGAPGSGGAPSLSCTAA is encoded by the coding sequence ATGTTCCGCACCTTGCGAAGAGCGCTCTGCGCTGCCGCGGCGGCGCTCCTGTTACCGCTGGGCCTGGGACTCGGCCTGCCGGCCACCGCGCACGCGGCCCCCGCCGCGGGCGGCGCCGGCTACTGGCACACCAGCGGACGCCAGATCCTGGACGCGTCCGGACAGTCCGTCCGGATCGCCGGCATCAACTGGTTCGGCTTCGAGACCAGCAACCAGGTCGTCCACGGCCTGTGGTCCCGCGACTACAAGAGCATGATCGACCAGATGAAGTCGCTGGGCTACAACACCATCCGGCTGCCCTACAGCGACGACATCCTCAAGTCCGGCGCGATGCCCTCGAGCATCGACTTCTCCGCCGGCAAGAACGCCGACCTGCAAGGGCTGACCTCCCTCCAGGTCATCGACAAGATCGTCGCGTACGCCGGCCAGGACGGGCTGAAGGTCATCCTCGACCGCCACCGGCCGGACTCGGGCGGCCAGTCGGCCCTCTGGTACACCGCGTCCGTCCCCGAGTCGACGTGGATCGCCAACCTCAAGTCGCTGGCGACCCGTTACAAGGGCAACGCCACGGTCATCGGCATCGACCTGCACAACGAGCCCCACGACCCGGCCTGCTGGGGCTGCGGGGACCAGGCGACCGACTGGCGGCTGGCCGCCGAGCGGGCCGGCAACGCGGTCCTCTCCGTCAACCCCGACCTGCTGATCTTCGTCGAGGGCATCCAGACCTTCAACGGCGTCTCCGGCTGGTGGGGCGGCAACCTGATGGGCGTCGGCCAGTACCCGGTGCGGCTCGACGTGGCCAACCGGGTCGTGTACTCCGCCCACGACTACGCCACCAGCGTCGCCCAGCAGACCTGGTTCAGCGACCCGTCCTTCCCCAGCAACATGCCGGGGATCTGGGACAAGTACTGGGGCTACATCTTCAAGCAGAACATCGCCCCCGTCTGGGTCGGCGAGTTCGGCACCACGCTCCAGTCCACGGTGGACCAGAAGTGGCTGGCGGCGCTGGTGAGTTACCTGCGCCCGACCTCGACGTACGGCGGTGACTCCTTCCACTGGACCTTCTGGTCCTGGAACCCCAACTCCGGTGACACCGGTGGGATCCTGAAGGACGACTGGCAGACCGTGGACACGGTGAAGGACGGATACCTCGCGACCGTCAAGGCGCCGGGCTTCCCGAGCACCGGGGGCGGTGACAACGGCGGTGGCGACAACGGTGGCGGCGACGGCGGCGGCAAGACCGCCTGCCGGGCCACGTACGTCGTCAGCAGCGACTGGGGCAGCGGCTTCAACGCCGATGTCACGGTGACCAACACCGGCTCCACCGCGATCAAGTCCTGGAAGGTGACCTGGACCTGGAGCGGGTCCCAGAAGGTCACCACCATGTGGAACGCGTCGTACACCCAGAGCGGGGCGACCGTGACGGCGGTCAACGCCGCCCACAACGGGGCGATCGCGGCGGGCGGTTCGGCCTCCTTCGGCTTCGGGGGCGCGCCCGGGAGCGGGGGTGCGCCGAGCCTGAGCTGCACGGCGGCGTGA
- a CDS encoding endonuclease/exonuclease/phosphatase family protein encodes MLAGFAVLTAGLLVFHRAVPNSVGRVGSLLEAFLPWLGLVVVVLFALALLRRSAVALVALLLPVAAWTYLFGGLLLPATAPGARQLVVVQHNVSDENADPAGTARALADAGPDLIALEELVPPALAVYERTLAAAYPYHEVRGTVGLWSRHPLTGARALDIKPRGITEPWNRGLRAEVQTPHGRVAAYVAHLPSLRLRASGLTSARRDESARLLGEAVAAEELRTVILLGDLNGTVEDRGLAPLTSRLNVAERGFALSFPAAFPLARIDQVMARSATVTDIRTLPTTGSDHVPVAARVELSAAGR; translated from the coding sequence GTGCTTGCCGGGTTCGCGGTGCTGACGGCCGGGTTGCTGGTGTTCCACCGGGCCGTGCCCAACTCCGTGGGCCGTGTGGGCAGTCTGCTGGAGGCGTTCCTGCCGTGGCTCGGCCTGGTGGTCGTGGTGCTGTTCGCCCTGGCGCTGCTGCGCCGCTCCGCCGTGGCACTGGTGGCTCTGCTGCTGCCGGTGGCGGCCTGGACGTACCTCTTCGGCGGGCTGCTCCTGCCCGCGACGGCGCCCGGCGCGCGCCAACTGGTCGTGGTGCAGCACAACGTCAGCGACGAGAACGCCGATCCGGCGGGCACGGCCCGCGCCCTGGCCGACGCCGGGCCGGACCTCATCGCGCTGGAGGAACTGGTGCCCCCGGCCCTGGCGGTCTACGAGCGGACCCTCGCAGCCGCCTACCCGTACCACGAGGTCCGGGGCACCGTCGGACTCTGGTCGAGGCATCCGCTGACCGGTGCGCGGGCGCTGGACATCAAACCCCGTGGGATCACGGAACCCTGGAACCGCGGACTGCGGGCCGAGGTGCAGACGCCGCACGGCCGGGTCGCGGCGTACGTGGCGCACCTGCCCTCACTCCGCCTCCGGGCGAGCGGCCTCACGTCCGCCCGGCGCGACGAGAGCGCCCGGCTGCTGGGCGAGGCCGTCGCGGCCGAGGAGCTGAGAACGGTGATCCTGCTGGGCGACCTCAACGGCACCGTCGAGGACCGCGGCCTCGCCCCGCTGACCTCACGGCTGAACGTGGCGGAACGGGGCTTCGCGCTCAGCTTCCCCGCGGCCTTCCCGCTGGCCCGGATCGACCAGGTCATGGCGCGCTCGGCGACCGTCACCGACATCCGCACCCTGCCCACCACCGGCAGCGACCACGTACCGGTCGCCGCCAGGGTCGAACTGTCAGCCGCCGGTCGCTGA